CGTCCCGTGCGCGATGAGATGGCGATCGAGGGCGGCGTGCAGCATCTTCCCTGGATGATGACGGGCACGTTCCTGACCCTCCTGGTCGCGACACCCCTGTTTGGATTTGTTTCGGCGCGCTATTCCCGTGCCCGGCTGCTGTTGTCGGTCTATCTCTTCTTTATCGTCCATCTCCTGTGTTTTTTTGCGGCCATGACGAGCCAGTGGCATCCTGAATGGATCGCGCGTGTGTTCTTCGTCTGGCTCTCCGTGTTTAATCTGTTTGTCGTGTCCGTCTTCTGGAGTTTGATGGCTGATCTCTTCACGCCGGAGCAGGGGGTGCGGCTGTTCGGGGTGATTGCCGCGGGCGGGAGCACGGGCGCGCTCGTGGGGCCGCTGCTGACAACCGGCCTGACCTATCTGTGTCCGGTCCCGGTACTGATGCTGGTGTCGGGACTGTTTTTGTTGGCGTGCATGGGTTGCATCTACCGGTTGGAGCGGTGGAGCCGTGACCGGGCGGCAGGGCGGCAGGCCCCGGCCGGGGAGCCGCTCGGCGGTGGAGTCCTGGCAGGCATCCGGTTGGCCTTGGCCTCTCCCTACCTGCTGGGGATTTGTGGGTATCTGGCGATGCTCACGATGACCGCCACCTTTCTCTACTTTGAACAGGTGCGTCTGGTGGCTGAGTATGTGGCGACGCCAGAGGCGCGAACGCGGCTCTTTTCCGCAATGGATTTTGCGACGAATATCCTGACCTGGCTGACGCAGGTCCTGATCACCCATCGCCTGGTTGGCCGGTTTG
The Nitrospira sp. genome window above contains:
- a CDS encoding MFS transporter, with amino-acid sequence MLLERFWTWAKVEADERAPLLWSFVYFFCLLCGYYILRPVRDEMAIEGGVQHLPWMMTGTFLTLLVATPLFGFVSARYSRARLLLSVYLFFIVHLLCFFAAMTSQWHPEWIARVFFVWLSVFNLFVVSVFWSLMADLFTPEQGVRLFGVIAAGGSTGALVGPLLTTGLTYLCPVPVLMLVSGLFLLACMGCIYRLERWSRDRAAGRQAPAGEPLGGGVLAGIRLALASPYLLGICGYLAMLTMTATFLYFEQVRLVAEYVATPEARTRLFSAMDFATNILTWLTQVLITHRLVGRFGLVAALLVLPVVSLAGFLGIALWPGLVVYVIFSVVRRVGEYALSKPAREMLFTVVSREEKYKAKNFIDTAVSRGGDASTGWLVTGVKALGVTTLQIAWALIPVMVLWAWLSRWLASEHGKRVPPQVG